The nucleotide window caaaaacacaaaaaaaaaaatgtatattttcACTTTCTTTTCTCCCATccgaaaataaggaaaaaaataacctaaaaaagaaggaaaaaataatAGCTTGCTTTAATTCCCTGAAAAACTAGGATTGCTAAGTTTATTGTTGCAATTGCCATTGCTGTTGCTGCTGGCATTGCCATTGGCATTGTTGTTGTTTGAGTTGGTTGCTGGGTTGGCAACGTCGTTGTTTGGATGAGCATTGCCAATGATTGAGGTGATGGCAGCTGCTAGGGCTGCAGTGAAGTTTGGATCAGCTGCAATGGCAGCGGTGGCGGCAGTAAGATCCGCCAATGAGCCCTGCTGCTGCCCTGGTTGCGATTGGTGGCCTTGTTGACCTGCGGCACAGTCTGTGTCCTGTGACATTTGGAGGCCAGAGAATTTAGACTGGTTGTATAGCGCCTGACTAAAAATTTGAGGCAGCAATGAGGCAGGGCCATTGGTGAAATTCTGATTAGGGTTTGGGAACGGAATGTTGAACTGGCCTGGTGGTCTTTGGAGCTGCTGTAAAGGGTTTGGTGATTGTGTTAAGTCCAATGTAACAGTAGGGAATGGGGCCGAGGCAGAGATGGTGGCCATGCTGGAGGAGCATGGGAGGATTGTCCTGGTGAGGAAGTTTGAGTCCATTAGGCCATCTGCACTTGGCATAGACCCCGAGAGCAGCATCCGCGCAGCAGATGATGTAGTCGATGCCATTGCCATTGCTGCCGGAGGCAATGGGTGGTTGTGATTGCCTTCATATGTAGTGATGAGGATTGTCCTATCCTCTGCACATCTTTGTACCTGTTTGATCACAATAGTATTAGTACAAACTACAAagactaaaaatatatgatccTAATCACAGTTTGACAAGTTAACATGTCTTATATGATATCTAATACGAGAAAGTTAACCTAAGAGAGCTTAGCTTACTTGTTTTCGAACGGGGCAACCAGCAGCCATGGTGCATCGATAATAAGCACGAGGACACGGATTTCCTTTCGCCATCTTTTGCCCATACTTTCGCCATTGACATCCATCAGTGATCtaaatcaaaacccaaaaaatttagcAAATCTACAAACATGTTGGAACAGAAATCCAATGTCACTCATAACACTATTCCAATTCAGTACAAAAACACACACCATAGGCGCCTCCGATCGAGCTCTAACCGAAACCCGAGCCTTCCTCATTGTAGCCTCAGTTTGGTCAACCTCTTTTGGAGAATTGAGCCTCGGAACTTTGTTAGGCCCCCAACCCTGTGACGGCTGATCCGGGCTCTCCTCTCTCCGAATCCTTCTCTCGAAATCCTTCTTTTCATGATCAAAAGCGATCCCCTGATCGTCGCTGTGCCCTGCAGCCTTCACATTATCTCCAAGCGATCCAGACTGTTCACCACGACTTCGTTCATCAGACGAAGACTGTGAATGCTCATCAGCGTCACCATTGTTAGCAGCCAACCCAAGATCCATGAACTGCCTCGGCACCACTAGTGATGTTTTATTGCCATTCATAATCTTCTTTTCTTCCACTGCCACTCCGTGGCCTTCGGCAGCGCTACCGTTCTGATCAGCCTTCTGGCTTTGCATCAAATTCAGCAAATGCACCTGAAGTGCATTGTAATTGGTGGTCACCTGATTAAGCATCCCCTTCAACCGATGGTTTTCCGCGTTCATCCGCTTGAGCTCAGCTTGAAGAACAGCCAGCTGAgaaaaacccaagaaccaaaaTTCAATCACATGTCAAACAATGTAAAGCTAAATTGATCAAGGTGTAacttttttccttcaatttataAAATCTCTAGTACCGTCAAAATTTCTTTAGagaagaggagaaaaaaaaaacagttagaTTTTCATTACCTCACTTTTAGCTCTTTTATCCTCTTTGTTGGATGAAATGCCATCGTCCACCACTGATTGGTCACTACTAGTGTTTGTAAGGAGAAGATTCAAACCAGTCTACAAACACAAACAAAGTATTAAAATCCACAAAAAAGTCCGAAGAGGTTCTgagttcaaatttcatgaacGACAATaagttgaacaaaaaaaaaaatcgataaATCAATAACACAATGAACAAAAACAGAGACGCGAATCCAGTTGGTAGGCACGTCTCATACGAGAACCGAGCTTTCGAAGGGTCAGCCTTTAAGGTTTCATCGGAGATTTTGGACTAAGAAAAAAGCAAGGCGAAACACTTTGAGGTTAGGCGCCGAGGCAGGAGGAAAGGGCTggagaggaaggaggaagaagaagaatatacCTAAGGTAGGCTGGATCCGTGACTCAAGAACAAAAATGGCGAAAAGGGTTGCTTACATTTACGTTGAATTCCATGTCTGTAGGGTCATGTAAGTCCATTTTATCGGCAGGGTCTGTGGAGACGACAGACTTTTCGTGATCAAGGCGGTTCTTGCTATCGGCGAAGAAGTCCCGCTCGTCGATGACTTTGCGTTTCTCgttggagggtggtggtgaGCCAGGAGAGTGCTGCACGTCGTCGTCGTGGGAGCAGTTGAGATTGACTGCGAACTGGATAGTCGTGGGAGGAGGAGGGGGCGGAGGAGAGCGGCGGTGAATAGCGGTGGAGTTGTCCATGAGCATGAGTGATGAGTGGTGGTGGCGAAGTTGTTGTCTTTTGGTGGTGGAGGGTGgtgggaggtggtggtggttatATCGGTCTTCCTGGAAGGAGTTGAGGACTATAGGGTTgtggagagagaaggaaaatgGATCTGAATCAATGGAGAGTCCACTTCCTTTGGCCATAAATCCCAAGAAAattgtggagagagagagaatgtgttTGTAGGTGGAAGTGAATGTGTGAgtgaagggggagagagagtgcAATGGACTCGGCAATAAAAGGGGGGGTTGGACTTTAGAAGAAGACCTCCCCAatggggagagagggagagagggagagagggagtgaATGTGTGGTGTGATACGTAAGTTGTGTTTTTTGtgaatttgaatattttgtgttggactttggatttggacttggagagaaatgaggggggGAGAAGCGAAGGGAAGGGGAGAGAGGGAagggttttaattttaatttaatttagctTGTGCTTGGGGAAAATGATAAGactgatatttttttattattattattatttttaaatgatcaGCTGTTGGCTTTGTCATAGCAGTCCATACTTTCGGGAGTCAGAAAGACTCACAGAGTCATTTCAGCCTCCTCGTGGTACCATTTTGTTATTCACTAGTGTTAGGAATTAAACCAATGACGTGTTGTGTGAAGTAGCCTGTAATTCGTCTTCAACCACTAAACCGCGTCGTGGTGGTTAAAATATAGGGTTCTAGAGGATGCTACAATTGGAaggttaaaagaaaaaaaaaagggatttaGATTGAAGGCATTTACTAGATAATTGGATATTGCTTTATATTACATGTGTGATAACTAACTACCCTTTATAaatactagccttcatgcaagTGCGTGAGCGCGTGCAGAAGATATTATTTGAATCACGACGTGCTACGCGTGACttacacattttaaatgtatttatatgcataaattggcaaaaggaaagtcaaatatttgaagtaaatgaataatcttagatcatgctaaaaGAAActcctcataaaccaattaaagcagttgaatctacataataaaatcgatctttattgaatttacattaagaatagagaaaataatatttaataaacaaatgattgaatcacattattgctaactcattgtgaggctaagcccacctccCTACCCCTTGGTgtaaataatttcatttaaaaaaaatcatttgacaactaatttaatcatattattatccgcgtgcgaatGACATTTTTAATAACCGGCTctgaagatgttttgaacgtgtttaaaaatagagaaaataatatttaatgaattgtttgaatcatattattactagcttattgtgaggtactaattattaaaaaaaaaactgtacaaaaaaattaattattaaataaaaaatattaaaatgacaaaaatacccctgccacatttgatgcatttttgggttgcttttgaagttttttgtttgagggaCATTTCTGTCCAATTATTTTGGTGAAGCCTGTAACAccaaaaaatactattcattgGACCCttgctttatatataaagctaACATAGTCACATGAGTAAAGGCTTGTTCATTAGGCATATTTGACTTTTGGTCTTACCTTCATACTAGGAAAAGTTTAAAATGAGATATggaaagttttttgttttttttttttttttaaataagaaaTTTATAAGGATAATTCTTGCACTCAGctaacacattaaaaaaataccACTATTGAATTGGACTAGTCACAACTAGATATCTTGTTCAgcaaaaatatatatagttcTTACGTATGTGACAAAAGACTTTATACAACTGATTGAAGACAATTACTACTAGACCAAAGActaattagttagaaagttTTGCATGAGTATGCTGCAATGAAGTCATTATTAGTGATAACAAAAGTGTACATGCTTTAGTTTTTATAATATTTGAAATCACATTTTGAGTTGTagatatctttttttttaatgatatttttgtGAAAGAGCTCATTTTCTGTATGTGTAATATGTCGTATAATGGAAGTTTGCAACTCAAGCGGCCAAAAAATTTAtttcaaacttcaaaccttGACCTCTATTTTGATCAACTgtttataaaattatatttaaaaaaagagAGGTGatctaagagcaactccaatCCTCTTACATAGGTTGGCATCCAAAAAAGCCCCTCAACCACTAAAAATAGGCAAGCCTAAAGTCCAAGCTAGTTGGTAAGCCGGCCCAAAATGGACTGAGTGAGGAATCAGCCTATCTGACGTCATGATGACGTCAGCAAAGGCCATATATTTTTGTTGTGTGTTAAGCGCGTGGGAAACACGAGCACGTGGATGTGCGTTCTAAACAGCAAACAGAAGGCGGGCCTCGTCGATGCAGGTGCATTAAAGGGGCGCGGGACATGGCCACGTGGTGTGTTTTTTGCCATTGGATTTCCAACTGCTAGTTTTCTGAACCGTTggaaataaattttgaatttcaaacccAACGGCTAGTGACGTAGCAACATCTGGGCCGTCCGATTCCTAGATCAATGGTCCAGGATTTTTGGCCAAAGaacataaaaaaagaagaagagaaatgcCAGAATTCTTACCGTtgcataaaaaaagaagaagagaaaatgcCAGAATTCTTACCGTTGGTCACATGTCCAATTTTGGGCTGCTGGATTTAaatctttttcaaatccaacggtctagattaattaacttaataaaaattattaaaaatagtttaaaaatacagaaaaaataaaacaatttttttgtgtataaatacctaaccatcatcttccaccttacaccgcatttcaatattttcaacactttGAACCAAAACTTTCATATACTTTTGTGTGCAAAAAATGGCTACTTGGATGGTCAtcgaagatgttacgttgtgtaaATGCTGGGTTCAAATTTCTCTTGACCcgcttacgggtaatgagatgcagttacGAGAACTTTGGAGTAGAATTAGTACAACGTTTTGCGAGAGGCTTGGAAAAGATGCAAGAAGTAGTATAGGTCTTCAAGGTcattggaaaaaactcaacaacTCGTTTACTtcgtatttatttttagtactttatgtaatttcttatttatttctaataccttatgtaatttcttatttatttatagtacTTTATgcaatttcttatttatttttagtactttatttaaacacaccaaataaaattacataaacacaccaaaataaaattacataaacacactaaataaaattgcttaaacacaccaaataaatttacataagcacaccaaataaaattatataaactcaccaaataaacttaaaaaaacacaccaaataaaattacataaacacaccaaataaaacttaaaaaaaatacaccaaATAAACTAAGAACTTTATTATTCGACCACAAGCTCCTTTTGAGTTTCTTCACCTTGTTTCAATCCCCACAAGTGCTTAATCAAGTCACTCTGACAGCTTAAGTGCATTTATAGTCGTTGCATTGAAGTGTATCGTGTTGCACGAGATCTTTGGTGtggtcatgagcacaatatatacgtgttttggaattgttcatcgtgtccaGCTCGTATTCATCGAtgacatcataatcatactcatcttccacaatcatgttgtggagaatgatacacgtcatcatgatggatcgaagagcttcgacatcaaacaatctggcaGCAGCCTTGACAATCGCTTAATgagcttgcaggataccaaaacaacgctccataTCCTTCCTACACCTCTCTTGACATCTTgcgaagtgtttttccttttcactttgtggatgtggcactgttttgacaaacattGTCCACCCTGGGTAAATGTCGTCTGCGAGGTAGTATCCTCCTTTGTATTTATGTACATTGACCCAATATATGACTTTCGGTGCTTTTCCTTGCAGCACTTTGTCGAACACTGGAGATTGGGTAAGGACATTGAAGTCATTTTGAGCTTCTGTAACACagaaaaaagaatataaaatcCATGTATTAAATGATACCATCGATttcaaaatgatacttttggcTCCTTTTCTGTCGCCATAAGCTCTTTTCCACGCACTTAGACAGTTTTTCCAGGTCCAGTGCATACAgtcaatgcttccaatcatgtcAGGAaagcctcgcatctcacccttctTCAAAAGCCTTTGCAGGTTAATTGTCGTGGGTTTTCAGAGGTACTCATTGTTGTAGAGGGCTTCGATTGTGGAGCAAAACCTCACCACAGACTCTAGAACAGTTGATTTTCCCATCCtcgctatctcatccacttgatttgcagatgctccatatgcaagcatccacAAGGCAGTAGTAATTTTTTTGCTCAGAAAGAAGACCTAAAACATGAAAAGcatcattttttgttttgtgcacaaagtatggatcatTGTTGCAAATAGCAATTataattttgttgaacaaacttcgttgcattctaaaatgATGTCTAAAAATATAATAAGGGAATAAACTGTTGGggataaaataatcttccaagagaTCATTATCTGGTCTTTCCCCCTTTCTATTCAAGTTTGCGGCACATATGAGTTTGGAGATCGGACCCACAACTTGCATGACatgacgggaatgtgaggctctttGCTTTCTATGTTCATCATCTCCATCCTCTTCCATTACGAACACCTCATCTTCACCATCCTCAAGATTGAACTACTCTTCATGTTCTGCCAACAATTTTTTCTAATGCTCATCGATTTCATACAatctccttgaagaagacattatAAGAATTCAAAACGATGAAGAATGATTCTGAGCTAGTTTGAGTTTGGTGTATAAATTAGGatggatgtagggtttatatggacaaaaaaagaaaggatgaggttgTGAATAATGGCACGTGGTACTACGTGAttagttgaaaatcttatcgaaatctattcTAAAATATTATAAACAAACAATGACACATGACGCGACATGATTGATTCAAAATCTTATTGGAAAtatatccacaaaatagtacttTCGAAAAATGACAATGGCGTgacaagattggttaaaaatcctatctgaaattaaaaataaaattattttgtattattttataaaaaatttaataatattttaatacgaattgaCTGGACTTTTGGTCAGCGCATTTTTTAAGGATAAAGATGCATTTAGTCAATTACTGTTTATTGAGatcaattactattcatttagaTGAATTAAATGAACTTTATGCCAGTGTATTTTTTTaagggtggaattgctctaaaattaaattaaaaataaaaatgaattataTTGATTGAGATGTGTCAATCGTCTTCATACCTAAAGCTTTTATTAATCTCCATGATAATATTACCTAGTCATATCTTAGCCACCTACGGTTGGTAGCGATTTACAAACTGATGAGGTGGGGAGGGAGGCAGTTGGACCCCACATGCATACGGGCCCTGCGCTGGGACAGCCGTCCGATTTGGCTCTGATGTCAAACAATGGAGGAGAGAGATTGACGCGTTCCATAACTTCACAGACCCCCGATTGGCCCggcgtctctctctctctctctctcatggaaAGCGTAGTCTGAGTCAACGGTTCTGGTATCCGATTGGTCCGGAACCAAGTGTGAGATGACTGATTTTAATGGAACGGATTCATTGTATCACAGCGTTTCTGTTTAACAATAATATAAAAGATAATACTTTACACTAAATGACCGAAAAATTAGATATTGTATGATGGTGAATTCATTTCATGCAAATTGTTCTTTATACGCGAAATAAACTGATTGCTGGACTCTCCAGAATCAAGACACCGAACCATGACAGTCATTCGGAGCGGAGTTGACGGGTTGACTCCGTCCCCTCAAATGGACCCAATCctttggttttattttgtagatACTGGATCCAAGAATATTAAAATGATAAATATAAAAACatgaataataattaaaatttggaAATAATTGTTCATGAGTCTTGAGTCTTGGGCtttgttttgttctttatttgttttttgttattgAAAAAGACAACGTGATAATGGTTTTTAAGTGGTAAAAATCATGGACATGATTCTACAAAATCAAATGAGTGAAGATTAATGCATAAGATATTTTGCATTTCGAATACGCAAGTGTGTATTTGGCTTGTTATATTAGGCTGTTTGGTGTGTCTATACACGCATGCAGTTGTATGTATGTGTGATAAAGAaagtaaattataaattattagaCTAAAAAAAAGTctccaacaaagaaaaattagaagaaCAAGGTTTCAATTTTCTTGCATTCCGCTTTTAAAATCGTATTAGTattatatttatgcatctatATGGTTATACTGTACTTTGTTAGCTTGATGAAATAACAGATGGGATACTCGTTTGTAGGCTATGTAAGATATACACTTGAACCATTTGAATCAAACTGTGTGATTGGTTGTTGTTTTGCAATACAAAGCATATATTGCTTTGGGAGAAACCTTAGCTCCGTGATGACTAGTTTTGATTCATAAGCCTGATGCAAGTATGGTTCCACATCAATTAAGCATGAGTTCTAAGTTTGTACCTCATTAAATTAACAAGTGACCAAACAATCAAATAACCATAGGGCatatattgatatatatatatatatatatatatatattttaaacaaacgatattatcatATATTGATATATTTCAAACTCTCATGATGTAATGTGTGATAATTAAAATAATGTAACCCATTTTCAAAGTCAATCCAAATATAAAAGATGTAAAATGTAGttaacattttaaaaaattacagaCCATAATTACAAGAAGGGGAAGTCCAAACTTTGGGATAAGAGATAAAGAAccattgaaaaccaaattaaagaCAACGGTGGAGTTAGACTTATAGAGGAGGAAGATCTTTCTCCACTACCAAGGGCCCTGAATTTGGAAGAAGAGGCAGAGATCTATGAGAAAGGGAGAATTAAGGAGGGTAAATGGAGGAATTTAAGGTATTCATCTTTTTTGCAATCGAAATTCTAAATTCAAATCTCtctttttataatatatatgtatatacactcGAAGGGTAGAAATGGTTTCAGATCATCCTGATTCGTAAGTGGCTCTGCCCATGGTTAACGATGTGGTTCATAGTATTAGGTagagaaaaaaaagttttattttcatgcattataataattaaaaaaaggtataacataactattttttttttgaagtgtaACATAACTATTTAGCCCTCTCTATATTACCACAGTACCATGTTCCATAAATTTCAAATTACCCCCCATTTGAACAAACAAAATTTAGTTTgccattttttgaaattttcatgaTTAAGAGGTAGTTAACACTAATGCATGATTAATTCTTTTTGTGGTTATATTTCACCATATAATTACACATTAAACATAGTGCAACAATGTTCTACTACGTGTTTCCatgaacttaaaaaaaaaattggatggaTATCTGCCCAAACCCCTCTATAAACCTTAAAAGGTAAGAACCTGCAAGACAAATTGCAAAACGAAAAAGGAAATCCAAAAAGATTAGGTAAAAAAGGAAATCACACATCAAGAAGGAGAGACAAACATGTAGGCTGGCATGCCCAAGAAATATGAGTGTAGAAGAGGAAGAATCCCTATAGGAGGAGCGGAATGCTAAACAAGTGAAGATGAGAGAAGTCATAAATTGACTAATTTGTCAGCAGCATCATTCCCTTCTCAAAATGTATAAGAGCAATGGAAAACCATGTTTTGCAATCGAAGAATACAATTGTTCCAGCGTGTATGGAACGACTAAGGAAGAAAATACAATGTTTTACCTCGTACTGCCgaagtttttcaaaaaaaaaaaaaaaaagtgtttcaGTGAACTTAAAAAGGTAACATCAGACATGTTTAATTACCAAACCAAATAGATAATGTTTGCCCACATTTCTCAACTCTTGCATCATGCATGTTACAATTGCCTTTTCAGTTCTAGTCAATGAAAGGGGCCGCATTATTTGAAAGGGCACGTAAAGTCGTCAAAAAAGAGCAAAATGGGTCGTCCATCTTTTCCTCTACCAGCTGCAATATGCATATGCCCCATCCTCTATGTATACACTCTTCATTAATTCAACTCCAAGTTCTCTACTTACTACTTGGACGTGACTCATGTGACTTCGTAATAATTTTCCTTTATCAAAAAGTACAAATTTATATATAGTTTTGAGAGACTCTCGAAACTAATATGTTATCTTAGTGACACCACTATTGACATATGTAAGTAATTGTGATGTATTCAAATAATATACATTATCCGTCTGTTAGATAGTTACCACGTGATATCACCGATTGTAAAAGAATTTCTCCTGTACAAGATCAAATTAGAAAACCCACATTCTTCTTTGAAATTAAAGTTCCACTTTTAGCAATTTACACATGAGTTAATATCAATTTTGGATGGTGGTTTTTTAGCAATCTAGCTAAGAAAGAGATGTGGTAATGGGTGGTATAACATATTTAGTTTGAAAACCAAATAGGGTCCAATGAAAAAAGGTGGCGGCAGCTGTCCAAAGGGAACTGAATAAGATTTTGTCGACCATAGATCTGGTTCAGAAATTTTGATAAAAAGTTGTATTTGTGCATATTATAATTACAAGACTAAAACGTGATCCAAACAATCGAGTTCGTTCTAGTCACTCTAAAGTAGCAGCTTATTAGCCACGCTAGTGAATGTTGTTTCCAATGAGCATAGGGTTTGTTTATTACTGGTTTAAGAATGGGTACGAAGAGTTTTTAGATAATCAAAAGTGTTTGTGGTAGAGTTTGACAGAAAATTTAGAAGCGATTTCGGATCATGTAAGTGTAATATACATGTGCTTCtctagaaaatatttttaagtgcTATGCTAAGATGCACTtccaagtgttttttttttccttttcataaaacaatttaATTCTCGATTAATATAAGTCTTTGAGATCAGTATATAAAACACACCTTTAACAAATATTCTTATATACAGAAGTGCTTAATACATAAGTAATCTCAAATGAAAACTTAAAGATTCTTAAGGAATATGGATTACAAAAATACTTGAGATTtaattaattcatttaattgTGCTTCTAATTACAAAAAAACGCATTGCTTATAAACAAATGAGCTTTCCACAAAAgtattccaattttttttctttctagatTCTATAATGGCGAGTCTGAAAAGAGAGCTGAGCTCattcgttttcttttcttttcttttcttttcttttcttttatggtCAAAGACTCAAATTAGCTCATTGCTTATGGAAgccatttttttctttgtattcAGCAAATTATTGACTACTGCTACTACATTTGTAGCTGGCAATAGAAGAAAATGTGCATGCTGGGGCAAAAGTAGTTCATGCAAGTGCTATTCTCATCTGTGTGCATTTTTCTATCTGTGTTCAAAAGCCGAAAGGCAACTTCAGAAGCGCTTTTAGAAAAATTACTTGGTCTGTTGGTCACCTTGTGTTTAAAGCTACTTTTGCGGTCACATATGGTCGGTTAATATAGTACATAATTTGAAatcccatgcatgcatatttagTGCTGTATTACAGATGgatcatatatatgtacatatatacttACTGTCAGTCTTTCTAAATTGTTTCACCTATTGCTGGTGTCACAGCATATCTCTTACAACCACTCCACAATACCATTTAAATTACACAGGATAAACCCTAAACATAATTTGATCACTTCAACTTTATCTTTGTAGTTCATTAAAAAGCAACTGGGTTAATTAACTGCTCAATTTATTAAGGTAAGGCAAACTACTAGTAAAAGGAGTGACGATCGAATTGCATAAGCCAAACCTACTTCATTTGAATATAATTGAAGTAATTAATGACATGAGTGAGACCTTAATTCTGTGATTGAGGATCGTATGATTTAGGGAAGAGATTGGATTAGTTAATTCTAGGGTAGTTTTACATAATTAACCATGTCTACTAATGAAATAGAAACCGCATGCATGCTGATGAGAAATGATATgactaatttgttttattttttatattatgataatctatattatattatttgatGAATAATCAAAT belongs to Malus sylvestris chromosome 17, drMalSylv7.2, whole genome shotgun sequence and includes:
- the LOC126612290 gene encoding probable WRKY transcription factor 31 produces the protein MAKGSGLSIDSDPFSFSLHNPIVLNSFQEDRYNHHHLPPPSTTKRQQLRHHHSSLMLMDNSTAIHRRSPPPPPPPTTIQFAVNLNCSHDDDVQHSPGSPPPSNEKRKVIDERDFFADSKNRLDHEKSVVSTDPADKMDLHDPTDMEFNVNTGLNLLLTNTSSDQSVVDDGISSNKEDKRAKSELAVLQAELKRMNAENHRLKGMLNQVTTNYNALQVHLLNLMQSQKADQNGSAAEGHGVAVEEKKIMNGNKTSLVVPRQFMDLGLAANNGDADEHSQSSSDERSRGEQSGSLGDNVKAAGHSDDQGIAFDHEKKDFERRIRREESPDQPSQGWGPNKVPRLNSPKEVDQTEATMRKARVSVRARSEAPMITDGCQWRKYGQKMAKGNPCPRAYYRCTMAAGCPVRKQVQRCAEDRTILITTYEGNHNHPLPPAAMAMASTTSSAARMLLSGSMPSADGLMDSNFLTRTILPCSSSMATISASAPFPTVTLDLTQSPNPLQQLQRPPGQFNIPFPNPNQNFTNGPASLLPQIFSQALYNQSKFSGLQMSQDTDCAAGQQGHQSQPGQQQGSLADLTAATAAIAADPNFTAALAAAITSIIGNAHPNNDVANPATNSNNNNANGNASSNSNGNCNNKLSNPSFSGN